A DNA window from Naumovozyma dairenensis CBS 421 chromosome 8, complete genome contains the following coding sequences:
- the YPK2 gene encoding putative protein kinase YPK2 (similar to Saccharomyces cerevisiae YPK1 (YKL126W) and YPK2 (YMR104C); ancestral locus Anc_2.446), whose translation MNAWKKFKLGKWKDENENKEKEVGKDRDRGEKAELENNTRLFHFHHSNHDHHHHHKHQNSQSSVTSDDFFVDRKKTIVKSPSSIAPVRLSSEVLSSTSTMKDTSIAADSRSESSRSESTAPTTGTATSNHHTNTSAGIMTIKVYNGEDFTLPIPITSKEQILSRLLGSGINSLHHNLSNEVNTLISQLSKIQLEAHEGRSSSSLGSPDENLIDGKLATNYIPATVMLPASTKLNPLLYFTIEFDNTVATIEPEYGLMSNPIFNKISTFDVTRKLPFLKIDVFARIPSILLPPKMWQQIKIEEDRKMKKILEKINSNQDIHLGSVEVPVNLKINSAANIRLYNHHWISLDNGMGKINISIDYKPSRNKPLSIDDFDLLKVIGKGSFGKVMQVRKKDTQKIYALKAIRKSYIVSKSEVTHTLAERTVLARVNCPFIVPLKFSFQSSEKLYLVLACINGGELFYHLQREGRFDLSRARFYTAELLCALETLHNLNVIYRDLKPENILLDYQGHIALCDFGLCKLNMKDDDKTDTFCGTPEYLAPELLLGQGYTKVVDWWTLGILLYEMLTGLPPYYDEDVPRMYRKILQDPLRFPDGFDQDAKDLLIQLLNRDPLRRLGCNGADEIKSHPFFSQLSWKRLVSKGYIPPYKPPVASSVDTRNFDQEFTSEKPVDSVVDEYLSESVQKQFGGWTYVGNEQLGSSMVGDNNI comes from the coding sequence ATGAATGCCTGGAAGAAATTCAAGTTAGGAAAATggaaagatgaaaatgaaaacaaagaaaaagaagttgGGAAAGATCGAGATAGAGGAGAAAAAGCAGagttagaaaataatactagACTTTTCCATTTCCATCACTCTAATCatgatcatcatcatcaccataAACATCAAAACAGTCAGAGTTCAGTCACATCAgatgatttttttgtcGATCGGAAGAAAACTATAGTCAAATCTCCATCCTCAATTGCACCAGTTCGTTTATCATCAGAAGTTTTATCATCTACATCGACAATGAAGGACACTTCCATAGCTGCAGACTCGAGGAGCGAAAGCTCGAGATCTGAATCAACGGCACCGACAACTGGTACCGCAACGAGTAATCATCACACGAATACTAGCGCTGGTATTATGACTATAAAGGTATACAACGGTGAAGATTTCACTTTACCAATCCCTATTACCTCTAAGGaacaaatattatcaagattATTGGGCTCAGGAATCAATTCGTTGCACCACAATTTATCGAATGAAGTTAATACTTTAATCTCACAACTCTCGAAAATTCAACTTGAAGCACATGAGGGCCGatcgtcatcttcattgGGCTCTcctgatgaaaatttaattgatggTAAATTAGCTACAAATTATATTCCTGCTACTGTAATGTTACCTGCTTCAACTAAATTAAAtcctttattatattttactattgaatttgataatacAGTGGCTACTATTGAACCTGAATATGGCTTGATGTCTAATCCGATATTTAATAAGATATCTACATTTGATGTGACAAGAAAATtaccatttttgaaaattgatGTATTTGCAAGAATCCCATCCATTTTACTACCACCTAAGATGTGgcaacaaataaaaattgaagaagatagaaaaatgaagaaaattctagaaaaaattaactcTAACCAAGATATTCATTTAGGTTCAGTGGAAGTTCCAgtcaatttgaaaattaattCTGCTGCTAATATACGTCTTTACAATCATCATTGGATCTCTTTGGATAACGGTATGGGTAAAATTAATATCAGTATAGATTACAAGCCATCAAGAAATAAGCCTTTATCCATTGATGATTTCGATCTTTTGAAAGTGATTGGTAAAGGTTCATTTGGTAAAGTTATGCAAGTTCGTAAAAAGGATACACAAAAGATATATGCGTTAAAGGCAATTAGGAAATCATATATTGTCTCAAAATCGGAAGTGACACATACATTAGCGGAAAGAACTGTCTTAGCAAGGGTTAATTGTCCTTTTATTGTGccattgaaattttccttCCAATCTTCcgaaaaattatatttagtACTTGCATGTATTAATGGTGgtgaattattttatcatttacAAAGAGAGGGTAGATTCGATTTGTCACGGGCAAGATTTTATACTGCTGAGTTACTTTGTGCCTTGGAAACTTTACATAATTTAAATGTCATTTATAGAGATTTGAAACCAGAAAACATTTTGCTCGATTATCAAGGACATATTGCTCTGTGTGACTTCGGACTTTgtaaattgaatatgaaggatgatgataagaCTGACACATTCTGTGGTACACCTGAATATTTGGCGCCTGAGTTACTATTAGGACAAGGTTATACAAAAGTAGTTGATTGGTGGACTTTGGGGATACTATTATATGAGATGTTAACTGGCTTACCGCCATATTATGATGAGGATGTCCCTAGAATGTATAGAAAGATCCTTCAAGATCCGTTAAGATTCCCTGATGGTTTTGATCAAGATGCCaaagatttattgataCAATTGCTAAATCGTGACCCATTAAGAAGGTTAGGATGTAATGGAGCAGATGAGATTAAAAGTCACCCTTTTTTCAGTCAGTTATCCTGGAAAAGATTGGTTTCTAAAGGTTATATTCCACCGTACAAACCACCTGTAGCAAGTTCTGTTGACACGCGTAATTTTGATCAGGAATTCACTAGTGAGAAACCTGTAGATAGTGTTGttgatgaatatttgaGTGAAAGTGTTCAGAAACAATTTGGGGGATGGACATATGTTGGTAATGAACAATTAGGTAGTTCGATGGTAGGCGATAACAATATATGA
- the PGM2 gene encoding phosphoglucomutase PGM2 (similar to Saccharomyces cerevisiae PGM1 (YKL127W) and PGM2 (YMR105C); ancestral locus Anc_2.445) has product MSFNIESVPTKPYEDQKPGTSGLRKKTRVFKDKPHYTENFIQAIMDAIPEGAKGATLVVGGDGRYYNDVILHKIAAIGAANGVKKLVVGQHGLLSTPAASHIMRTYEEKTTGGIILTASHNPGGLENDMGIKYNLSNGGPAPEPVTNKIWEISKKMTHYKIIKDFPELELETLGKNKKYGPLLVDVIDITKAYVDFLKEIFDFELIKKFIHNQREKKHWKLLFDGMNGVTGPYGKAIFVDEFGLPADEVLQQWHPQPDFGGVHPDPNLTYAKALVDRVNREKIEFGAASDGDGDRNMIYGAGPAFVSPGDSVAIIAEYASEIPYFKKQGIYGLARSFPTASSIDRVAKAHGLNCYQVPTGWKFFCALFDANKLSICGEESFGTGSNHVREKDGLWAIIAWLNVLAIYNKHNPEKDVSIKIIQDEFWNKYGRTFFTRYDYEHVTTEAAGKVIDQLRKHVESSNFVNSKFSADETLTVTDAGDFSYTDLDGSVSAHQGLYFRLSNGSRVVVRLSGTGSSGATIRLYVEEYTDDKSQYGKLADDYLKPTISSVVKFLNLKEFIGTEEPTVRT; this is encoded by the coding sequence ATGTCCTTTAATATCGAAAGCGTCCCAACAAAACCATATGAAGATCAAAAACCAGGTACTTCAGGTCTTCGTAAGAAAACCAGAGTCTTCAAAGACAAACCACATTATACTGAGAACTTTATCCAAGCCATCATGGATGCCATCCCTGAAGGTGCAAAGGGTGCCACTTTAGTTGTTGGTGGTGATGGTCGTTACTACAATGATGTCATCTTACATAAGATTGCTGCAATTGGTGCCGCTAATGGTGTCAAGAAATTAGTCGTTGGACAACATGGTCTATTATCAACTCCAGCTGCTTCTCATATAATGAGAACTTATGAGGAGAAAACAACAGGTGGTATCATCTTGACTGCAAGTCATAATCCAGGTGGGTTGGAAAATGACATGGGTATAAAATACAATTTATCTAATGGTGGTCCAGCTCCTGAACCTGTCACTAATAAGATTTGggaaatttccaaaaaaatgacacattataaaattatcaagGATTTCCCTGAACTAGAATTGGAAACTTTGGGtaagaataagaaataTGGCCCTTTATTAGTTGATGTTATTGATATTACAAAAGCTTATGTGGATTTCTTGAAAGAGATTTTCGATTTCGAAttaattaagaaatttattCACAATCAACgtgaaaagaaacattGGAAACTATTATTTGACGGTATGAACGGTGTCACAGGTCCATATGGTAAAGCTATTTTTGTTGATGAATTCGGATTACCAGCAGATGAAGTTTTACAACAATGGCATCCACAACCAGATTTCGGTGGTGTTCATCCAGATCCAAATTTAACATATGCCAAGGCTTTAGTCGACAGAGTGAATCGTGAGAAGATTGAGTTTGGTGCTGCTTCTGACGGTGATGGTGATAGAAATATGATTTATGGTGCAGGTCCAGCATTTGTCTCGCCAGGTGATTCTGTCGCAATCATTGCTGAATATGCCTCTGAAATCCCATATTTCAAGAAACAAGGTATATATGGGCTAGCACGTTCTTTCCCAACTGCAAGTTCTATTGATCGTGTTGCAAAGGCACATGGATTGAACTGTTACCAAGTTCCAACCGGTTGGAAATTTTTCTGTGCTTTATTTGATGCCAATAAGTTATCTATTTGTGGTGAAGAATCATTCGGTACCGGGTCCAACCATGTTAGAGAAAAGGATGGTTTATGGGCCATTATTGCTTGGTTGAACGTTTTGGCAATTTACAATAAACATAACCCAGAAAAGGATGTTTCCATCAAAATTATACAAGATGAATTCTGGAATAAATATGGTCGTACTTTCTTCACGCGTTACGATTACGAACATGTCACTACTGAAGCTGCTGGGAAAGTGATTGACCAATTAAGAAAACATGTAGAAAGCTCCAACTTTGTTAATTCCAAGTTTTCAGCAGATGAAACTTTGACCGTTACTGATGCGGGTGATTTCTCGTACACTGATTTGGATGGTTCTGTATCTGCCCATCAAGGTTTATATTTCAGACTATCGAATGGTTCTAGGGTTGTAGTTAGATTATCTGGTACAGGTTCTTCAGGTGCAACTATTAGATTATACGTAGAAGAATACACTGATGATAAAAGTCAATATGGGAAATTGGCAGatgattatttgaaacCAACAATTAGTTCTGTtgttaaatttttgaacTTAAAGGAGTTTATTGGTACTGAAGAACCTACTGTCCGTACTTGA
- the YKU80 gene encoding ATP-dependent DNA helicase YKU80 (similar to Saccharomyces cerevisiae YKU80 (YMR106C); ancestral locus Anc_2.444) codes for MSSEATSFILDISPSMVKNDTVTKAIAYLEYTFLEKCKKQRKTDWISCYTANGHETSNSQGIPNVSNLCTFLAPISSDDVVSLLKEFQRQCNSIRDASEEQEDAESMVQCLLVASLDMREKFKKRKVLKQLMVFTDDLDGLNLADEEIDIFVGEIDSRIILIDCRDENDNNGTNGSGSAWLKLIKKLPGSVVYPINDLLFEITSPKPAIVKPVRVFSGELKLGAPCNKTDEDVIQIMEDPDCISIKVEGYPATKAVSSLNRKNVIKTPKTENTSAEFTYEPIKSVIEYEIKTRKEDKPGNDDANGDGAEVAASQDEDFVSITVSQNSITKAYRYGADYVVLPPSLQEQLTYETWPSLDIRGFLDKDSLPRYLLTSESIFIMPDTRLGSQADNVTFNVLVDVLLGQDKVAIARYVPKYYSEVQMCVLVPLLVLHEDGKTLIRAFVLNRLPFAEDERVADFPRLTKRKTTSGQPIPEKDEDLEKIDSIMSEFIDSMDTDDLPSVPADRYYEQIAQNSYSTTLRLPADKNIEKEKTELGESSDPLRIPSISVHRQQQVLLEWIHQKVVMGSDEFIMSDLPDQLREKITPYTSKTMDVSGLVKMLQIKKIEKASSRGKNEEIPVSVNAAPPLEELLARGKREDV; via the coding sequence ATGTCCAGTGAAGCAACTTCATTCATTTTAGACATTTCACCATCTATGGTTAAGAATGATACCGTAACAAAAGCTATTGCATACTTAGAATATACGTTTTTGGAGAAATGTAAAAAGCAAAGGAAGACCGATTGGATTAGTTGTTACACGGCAAATGGACATGAAACATCAAATAGTCAAGGAATCCCAAATGTTTCCAATTTATGTACATTTTTGGCGCCTATTAGTTCTGATGATGTTGTTTCATTACTTAAAGAATTCCAAAGGCAATGTAATAGTATAAGGGATGCTAGCGAGGAACAAGAAGATGCCGAATCTATGGTTCAATGTTTACTGGTCGCATCATTAGATATGagagaaaaatttaagaaaagGAAGGTTTTAAAGCAATTAATGGTCTTCACAGATGATTTGGATGGATTGAATTTGGCTGATGAGGAAattgatatatttgttgGTGAAATTGACTCAAGAATCATTTTAATTGATTGTCGGGATGAAAATGACAATAATGGTACAAATGGTTCTGGATCTGCATGGctgaaattgattaaaaaaCTACCCGGCTCTGTTGTTTATCCTATAAATGATTTACTATTTGAAATTACGTCTCCTAAACCGGCCATTGTAAAACCTGTAAGGGTATTTTCTGGCGAATTGAAGTTAGGTGCACCATGTAACAAAACAGATGAAGATGTTATACAAATAATGGAGGATCCAGATTGTATATCAATCAAAGTGGAAGGCTATCCTGCGACAAAAGCCGTTTCAAGCTTGAATAGAAAAAATGTTATCAAGACTCCGAAAACAGAAAATACTTCAGCTGAATTTACATATGAACCGATAAAGTCGGttattgaatatgaaaTCAAAACCCGAAAGGAAGACAAACCCGGTAACGATGATGCTAATGGAGATGGCGCAGAAGTAGCTGCTAGCcaagatgaagattttgtttcaattaCCGTAAGTCAGAATTCAATTACGAAGGCTTATAGATATGGTGCAGACTACGTTGTTTTACCACCTTCATTGCAAGAACAATTGACCTATGAAACATGGCCAAGTTTAGATATTAGAGGGTTTCTCGATAAAGATTCTTTACCAAGATATTTATTGACATCAGAATCTATTTTCATAATGCCTGACACAAGATTGGGTTCACAAGCTGATAATGTGACATTCAATGTATTAGTAGATGTGTTGTTAGGTCAAGATAAAGTTGCAATTGCCAGATACGTCCCGAAGTACTACAGCGAAGTGCAAATGTGTGTTTTAGTACCGTTATTAGTTCTACATGAGGACGGTAAGACATTAATAAGGGCCTTCGTTTTAAATAGACTACCGTTTgctgaagatgaaagaGTGGCAGACTTTCCTAGACTTACCAAGAGGAAAACAACATCCGGCCAACCTATACCAGAAAAGGACGAGGATTTGGAAAAGATCGACTCAATAATGTCTGAGTTTATAGATTCGATGGATACAGATGACTTACCATCAGTTCCAGCAGATAGGTACTATGAACAAATTGCACAAAATAGTTACAGCACAACATTAAGATTACCTGCTGATAAGAACATCGAAAAAGAGAAGACAGAGCTGGGTGAGTCCAGTGATCCTTTACGCATACCGTCCATTAGTGTGCATAGACAACAACAAGTTCTCTTAGAATGGATCCATCAGAAGGTCGTCATGGGTTCTGATGAATTCATCATGTCTGATTTACCAGACCAATTACGTGAAAAGATAACACCGTACACTAGTAAAACAATGGACGTAAGCGGCTTAGTTAAGATGTTGCAGATTAAAAAGATTGAAAAGGCAAGTTCTAGAGGGAAGAATGAAGAGATTCCTGTTTCTGTCAATGCAGCTCCGCCATTGGAAGAGCTTTTGGCAAGAGGTAAAAGAGAAGACGTCTAA